The Montipora capricornis isolate CH-2021 chromosome 6, ASM3666992v2, whole genome shotgun sequence genome has a window encoding:
- the LOC138054316 gene encoding maternal protein exuperantia-like produces MPEEIRMAIESIIPHAFREHESCGSRCQFLTDPDTYKPKSLPKGLDLKGEALQGDLTVIFSSFAKNAEKLAPCGSTLSNESFNNTVANITQISATDGKHEFNSYMLPTKPISAAASRVTQLTVRKGKLYRMGEPVDAVEMKDALQKFVNWLKAKNKKVVLFAHSADAFDSKRIIYTLMRCNLLNPFTECVAGFVDTLSLFKNVLPERKTYSQESLVTDLLGVSYGAHDSLEDVRALQSEACFTCKCQ; encoded by the exons ATGCCAGAAGAAATCCGTATGGCAATAGAGAGCATCATTCCACATGCCTTCAGAGAACATGAATCCTGTGGATCACGGTGTCAATTCCTCACCGAcccagacacctataaacccaAGTCCCTACCAAAAGGTTTAGACTTAAAGGGCGAGGCGTTACAAGGAGATCTCACAGTTATCTTTTCGTCATTTGCGAAGAATGCAGAGAAGCTGGCCCCCTGTGGCAGTACATTGTCAAATGAGTCTTTTAACAATACTGTAGCAA ACATAACACAAATTTCAGCAACTGATGGCAAACATGAATTCAACAGCTACATGTTACCTACAAAGCCAATCAGTGCAGCAGCATCAAGAGTTACTCAGCTTACTGTGAGAAAGGGAAAGTTGTACCGCATGGGAGAACCTGTGGATGCTGTTGAAATGAAAGATGCACTACAGAAATTTGTCAACTGGCTTAAGGCCAAAAATAAGAAAGTAGTTCTTTTTGCACATAGTGCAGATGCATTTGACTCAAAGCGAATAATTTACACATTAATGAGGTGTAACCTTCTCAATCCCTTTACAGAGTGTGTGGCAGGATTTGTTGATACATTGTCCCTGTTTAAAAATGTTCTTcctgaaaggaaaacatattCCCAGGAAAGCTTGGTCACAGATTTGTTGGGCGTTTCTTATGGGGCCCATGACTCCCTCGAAGATGTAAGAGCTCTTCAGTCAGAAGCTTGTTTCACATGTAAATGTCAATAG